CTCTCTTCCTCCCATGCCACAGACCCCGCTCTATCAGGCCGCCATTGAGCGCATCGTCGAGCGTGCGCCCGACACCCGTTCATTTTTTCTGCGGCTCGGTGCCGACCAAATCCTGCGCTTCAGGCCGGGCCAGTTCCTGTCCTTTCAGTTGCCGGGGCGCGGGAAAACCCTGACCCGGGCATATACGATTACCTCGAATCCAGAAGATAACGGGCTGTTAGAAATTTGTCTGAATCTGGTCCCTGATGGACCGGGCTCGCAGTACTTATTTGCCCGCCGGATAGGCGACCGGCTGTCTTTCAGCGGTCCCTGGGGTGGCTTTGTGTTTGACCGGGCGCCGTCGGCCGAGTGCGTCTTCATTGCCGAGGGGACCGGGATTGCGGCTATTCGACCCATGCTGAGGCGGGCGCTTGAGGGTGGTCTGCAGCAGCCCCTGACCCTGGTCTATGCAACGGCGGGCGAACAAGACCTGCTGTATCGGGAGCAGTTGGAAGGCTGGGCCCGGGCGCATATCGCCTTCAGCTTTCGCCCTCTCCTGGTTCAGCCTGCCGCGTACTGGGACGGCTTGCAGGGCGACCTCCTGGCTCATGTCGAAGCCTGCTATGTCAAACGCGACACTGACCGGTCGCGTCATTTTTATATCTGTGGGATTGGCCAGCGAGTCTTACAGCTTCGTGACCTCCTGCGGGCGGCGGGTTATGAGCGCCGAGCGGTGAAATATGAGAAGTGGTGAGCAGTCGGCCTTTGCGGCAGATTGACAACGTAGACCCTAGCGGTCTATATTTTGAGTCACGGCAGTCTGCATACGCTGAGTGCTGTGACACAGTGATCGTTTCGAAAGGAGCAGCCATGGCCTACACCGATAAGGTCCTTGAGCACTACGAGAACCCCAAGAATGTTGGCAGTTTTGCCAAAGACGACGACAACGTTGGCACCGGTGTCGTCGGTGCCCCTGAGTGTGGCGATGTGATGAAGCTACAACTCAAGATCAATCCCGACACCGAGGTCATTGAGGATGCCCGCTTCAAAACCTTTGGCTGCGGCTCGGCGATTGCCTCGTCGAGTTACGTGACCGAACTGGTCAAAGGCAAGACGATTGAGGAAGCCTACGAGATCAAAAATACCGAGATCGTCAAGGAGTTATCCCTGCCGCCGGTCAAGATCCACTGTTCGGTCCTGGCTGAGGACGCGATTAAATCTGCTGTGGCAGACTGGCGGGAGCGCGACGACAAGGCGGACGATAAGGCGGCATAGCCCTTGGGTGCGCTGTCCGCAGCGGACCACAGCGCTGTGTAGGGGTAACCCCCTGTGGTTGCCCGGCCTGTGATTGCCCAGCGAGGTCAGACAATGGAAAATGGCCAGACCTTGACCACGACTCCGCGTTTGCAGGGTGGGGATGAAGCTCTGCTCGGCGACGCGGTTGTGCTCACCCAAATTGATAAGGCCATCGGCTGGGCGCGGAAGTACTCCATCTTTCCGTACCCGTTTGCCACGGCGTGTTGCGCCATGGAATACATGGCTTTGTCGATGACCCCCTACGATATTGACCGCTTTGGCGCCTTGCTGCCGCGTTTCAGTCCACGCCAGGCCGATCTGCTGATGGTGATCGGGACGGTGACGTGTCGCCAGGCGCCCATTCTGAAACGGGTGTACGAACAGATGACCGAGCCCAAATGGGTCATGGCCTTCGGGGCGTGTGCCTCGACCGGTGGATTTTACGATAATTATACCACCGTAGCCGGCATTGATCGCATCGTTCCGGTTGATGTCTATGTGCCGGGCTGTCCGCCCCGTCCGGAAAATGTCCTGGACGCCTTAATGGCGCTCCAGCGCAAAATCCATTCCCAGAAGCAAAAGCTGCGTGGGATGGCGGCCTGAAGGTACGGGCTATGGGCAAGACAGGAAAGCCGAAATTGGTCGAGCGCAGCTCGCTGATGAACATCGGCAAACGGGTTGATTATGCCGTCCGCGCCCTGTCCTACCTGGCCGCCCAGCCGCATGGAACCGTCGTCTCTCGGCGCGAAATCCAGCGGAAACAGGATATTCCCTCCCATTTTCTGTCGAAGATCATGAAACAGCTCGCCGGAGGAAATCTGGTTGAGTCGCATATGGGAGCCCGGGGCGGTTTCAGCCTCAAAAAACTGGCCGCCCACATCAACCTCAAGGAGGTCTATGAGTGCCTTGAGGGTCCCCTGCTGCTGATGGAATGCCTCGAAGAGGGCGAACAGGCGTGTCAGTACTGCGAGGTGTGTAACCAGATCTCAGTCTGGGGTGAAGCTCAGCGACGGCTCGCCGAATACCTGGCCAGCGTGTCGCTGGGCCAGATTGCCCACAAGGCCGGACTGCGGGAGGAACTTGCCCATCGTGGACAGGGAGGATATAGAGAAGCCGCGCCGCTTGGCACCGCCACCAGCCTGCTCCAACGGGCAGGACACAGCGGGGCATGAAAACGGCGCCCCAGTAAGTCAGGAGTGAAGCGGTGTATTTTCATTTTGGCAATGTCCTGGTATTCACCCTCCTCGGGCTCGGCCTGTGCGCCTTCCATATGATCCTGGGCAGCTTTCTGCGTCCCCATAATCCCGAGGCCAAGAAGCTGACGACCTACGAGTGTGGCGAGTTGCCGACCGGCGGGGCATGGATCAACTTTAACATCCGGTTCTATCTCATTGCCCTTGTTTTTGTCATTTTTGATATTGAGGTTGCCTTCATCTATCCGGTGGCGGTGGCATTTCGGGAGTTTGTGCTGGCCGGCAACGGACTGTTTGCCATGACCGAGATTTTTCTCTTCCTGGGGATTCTGGCCGTCGGGCTGGTGTATGTGTGGAAGAAGCGCGATCTGGAATGGATCAAGCGCATCCAGTCCGAGCAGACGGAAGAGGAACAGGTGCTCCCCAAGGCGGCCTAAGAGACTGTGCATGAGGAGGATTCATGTCGCTTGTCAATAGTGTGCCGGAGATGGTGATTACCGCCAAGGTGGACGAGGTTCTGAATTGGACCCGGAAATCTTCCGTGTGGTATATGCTGTTTGGCTTGGCCTGTTGCGCCATTGAGATGATGCAAACCGGCGGCCCACGGGCGGATCTGGAGCGGTTCGGGGCGGCTCCCCGGGCCACGCCGCGACAGTCCGACATGATGATTATTGCCGGAACCCTGACTCTGAAAATGGCGCTCCGCACCAAGGTCTTGTACGACCAGATGCCCGACCCCAAATACGTCATCTCGATGGGTAGCTGCTCAAACTGCGGCGGCCTGTTTCAGCTCGCCTACTCGGTGTGTGACGGGGTGGATAAGGTGATTCCGGTCGATGTCTACGTGCCGGGTTGTCCTCCCAGACCCGAGGCCCTGACCGAGGGCCTGCTCAAACTCCAGGAAAAGATGATGCAAGAGCGCTGGCTGGTCAAAAAGACGCCAGCCCAGGCGGCCTAGTCCTGCGGGGCGGCTGTGGCGAACCCCAAGCCGTCCCCTCTCCAACCCCTGTGTCATGCCTATGTCCCCAGCCGATATTTTCCACAAAATCGCCGAGCGCTTTGGCCCCGAGGCTGTTGTGTCCCGTGACGAGGACGCGCTCGACCCGTACTGCATTATTCAGCCTGAGCTGACGGCCGACATCTGCCGCTTTCTCCAACAGGAGGCCGATCTGGCCTTTGACTGTTTGTCGAACATGTCAGGTGTGGATTTCCTGAAAGACGAGAAAATCCAGGTCGTACTGCACCTGTACTCCTACCCCCACCGCCATATGATCGTGCTGAAAGTCGATGTTCCGCGTGACGCGCCCGAGATGCCGTCGGTGGAGGGGGTGTGGAAGGCGGCGAACTGGCTGGAGCGC
The Desulfurellaceae bacterium DNA segment above includes these coding regions:
- a CDS encoding NADH-quinone oxidoreductase subunit C, producing the protein MSPADIFHKIAERFGPEAVVSRDEDALDPYCIIQPELTADICRFLQQEADLAFDCLSNMSGVDFLKDEKIQVVLHLYSYPHRHMIVLKVDVPRDAPEMPSVEGVWKAANWLEREIYDLLGVNFTGHPDLRRLLMPEDWVGHPLRKDFVEPEEYHGISTRRESLLK
- a CDS encoding FAD-dependent oxidoreductase — its product is MPQTPLYQAAIERIVERAPDTRSFFLRLGADQILRFRPGQFLSFQLPGRGKTLTRAYTITSNPEDNGLLEICLNLVPDGPGSQYLFARRIGDRLSFSGPWGGFVFDRAPSAECVFIAEGTGIAAIRPMLRRALEGGLQQPLTLVYATAGEQDLLYREQLEGWARAHIAFSFRPLLVQPAAYWDGLQGDLLAHVEACYVKRDTDRSRHFYICGIGQRVLQLRDLLRAAGYERRAVKYEKW
- the iscU gene encoding Fe-S cluster assembly scaffold IscU encodes the protein MAYTDKVLEHYENPKNVGSFAKDDDNVGTGVVGAPECGDVMKLQLKINPDTEVIEDARFKTFGCGSAIASSSYVTELVKGKTIEEAYEIKNTEIVKELSLPPVKIHCSVLAEDAIKSAVADWRERDDKADDKAA
- a CDS encoding NADH-quinone oxidoreductase subunit B, whose translation is MENGQTLTTTPRLQGGDEALLGDAVVLTQIDKAIGWARKYSIFPYPFATACCAMEYMALSMTPYDIDRFGALLPRFSPRQADLLMVIGTVTCRQAPILKRVYEQMTEPKWVMAFGACASTGGFYDNYTTVAGIDRIVPVDVYVPGCPPRPENVLDALMALQRKIHSQKQKLRGMAA
- a CDS encoding NADH-quinone oxidoreductase subunit A — its product is MILGSFLRPHNPEAKKLTTYECGELPTGGAWINFNIRFYLIALVFVIFDIEVAFIYPVAVAFREFVLAGNGLFAMTEIFLFLGILAVGLVYVWKKRDLEWIKRIQSEQTEEEQVLPKAA
- the nuoB gene encoding NADH-quinone oxidoreductase subunit NuoB, which encodes MSLVNSVPEMVITAKVDEVLNWTRKSSVWYMLFGLACCAIEMMQTGGPRADLERFGAAPRATPRQSDMMIIAGTLTLKMALRTKVLYDQMPDPKYVISMGSCSNCGGLFQLAYSVCDGVDKVIPVDVYVPGCPPRPEALTEGLLKLQEKMMQERWLVKKTPAQAA
- a CDS encoding Rrf2 family transcriptional regulator — protein: MGKTGKPKLVERSSLMNIGKRVDYAVRALSYLAAQPHGTVVSRREIQRKQDIPSHFLSKIMKQLAGGNLVESHMGARGGFSLKKLAAHINLKEVYECLEGPLLLMECLEEGEQACQYCEVCNQISVWGEAQRRLAEYLASVSLGQIAHKAGLREELAHRGQGGYREAAPLGTATSLLQRAGHSGA